DNA from Brachyspira aalborgi:
ACTCCTAGCGTTATTGATAAACTTGGCGAAGGAAATATTGCGGTTGGACATGTTCGATACGGCACTACGGGAGGAAACGAAAGAAGCAACGCTCAACCTATAGTTGTAAATCATATAAAAGGAAGTATGGCTTTAGCTCATAACGGAAATCTTATAAACTCTTACGAATTGCGTTCTGAATTTGAAGCGAAAGGCTCTATTTTTCACACGACTTCGGATACGGAAGTAATAGCTCATACGATTATAGAAGAAAGATTAAAAGCGGATACTATAGAAGAAGCGGTTTGCGAGGCTATGAATAGAATAAAAGGCGCTTATTCAATGGTAATAATGTCGCCTCAAAAACTTATAGCTGCAAGAGACGAAAACGGTTTTAGACCTCTTTGTTATGGAAAAACTGCAAACGGAGAATATGTAGTAGCTTCTGAAAGTTGTTCTTTAGATTCTGTCGGAGCGGAGTTTATAAGAGATATAGAAAAAGGAGAGATTGTAGTTTTTGGTAAGGACGGAATAACTTCTATAAAAAAACATTGTAATAAAGCGAAACAAACTTTATGCGTTTTTGAATATATTTATTTTGCGCGTCCCGATTCTATAATAGACGGAAAAAATGTTTATGAGGCGAGAATTAAAGCGGGAGAGATACTTGCAAAAGAGAATCCTGTAAATGCAGATATTGTAGTCGGAGTTCCCGATTCTGGATTGGATGCGGCTTTAGGATATTCAAAAGCTTCGGGAATACCTTACGGAATAGGATTAATAAAAAATAAATATATCGGAAGAACTTTTATACATCCCGAAGTAAAGAGTCGTATGGATAGAGTTAAAATAAAATTAAATCCTATGGCAAATGTCGTTAAAGGAAAAAGAGTTATTCTTATAGACGATTCTATAGTTAGAGGAACGACAAGCGGAAGAATAGTTAAACTTTTAAGAGAAGCGGGAGCTATTGAAGTGCATATGAGAGTTTCGGCGCCGCCTTTTGTAAACCCTTGCTATTATGGAATCGATATAGATTCAAAAGATAATTTAATCGCTTGCAAATATATGATTGAAGAGATAGCAAAAAAAATCGGAGCGGATACTCTTGGATATTTAAGTTTGGAAGGAGTTAAAAAAATAGGTTATGTCAATGAAAAAAGCGGATTCTGTATAGCTTGTTTTGACGGAAATTATCCTACAAAAATTCCAACCGAAAAATTTAAAAATCGTTTTGAAAGAAAGATAAATAATATAGACGAGGAAAAATCAAAATGAATAATTCCAAATCCGATATTTACGCGAAAGCGGGAGTCGATATAACGGCGGGATATAAATCTGTAGAGCTTATAAAAAAGCATATAGCTAAAACTAATATTAAAGGCGTTATTTCAAGTATCGGAGGATTCGGCGGATTATTTGAACTTGATTTAAAAGGAATAAAGAAACCCATTTTGGTAAGCGGAACTGACGGAGTTGGGACAAAATTAAAGATAGCGTTTTCAATGAATAAACATGACACTATAGGAATAGACTGCGTTGCTATGTGCGTAAACGATATAATATGCGT
Protein-coding regions in this window:
- the purF gene encoding amidophosphoribosyltransferase; its protein translation is MSEIREECGVFGIYSPKKENLSQIVYFGLFSLQHRGQESCGIAVNNEGIFSSYKDLGLVNDVITPSVIDKLGEGNIAVGHVRYGTTGGNERSNAQPIVVNHIKGSMALAHNGNLINSYELRSEFEAKGSIFHTTSDTEVIAHTIIEERLKADTIEEAVCEAMNRIKGAYSMVIMSPQKLIAARDENGFRPLCYGKTANGEYVVASESCSLDSVGAEFIRDIEKGEIVVFGKDGITSIKKHCNKAKQTLCVFEYIYFARPDSIIDGKNVYEARIKAGEILAKENPVNADIVVGVPDSGLDAALGYSKASGIPYGIGLIKNKYIGRTFIHPEVKSRMDRVKIKLNPMANVVKGKRVILIDDSIVRGTTSGRIVKLLREAGAIEVHMRVSAPPFVNPCYYGIDIDSKDNLIACKYMIEEIAKKIGADTLGYLSLEGVKKIGYVNEKSGFCIACFDGNYPTKIPTEKFKNRFERKINNIDEEKSK